From Pagrus major chromosome 18, Pma_NU_1.0, a single genomic window includes:
- the LOC141012997 gene encoding protocadherin beta-15-like has translation MDYKFIAFRLCSFCFLLLFLHVAYGDLSYSFPEEMKRGSVIGNLAKDLGLETGALSNRRARIDTDGTDKRYCDINLNNGELIVADRIDREGLCGEKATCILKHEIVLENPLELHRITLHIQDVNDNSPQFKEELINIEIQESAVRGARFVIEEAHDADVGQNSVQQYSLKKNDNFILAANGNTIELVLDKELDREKQQEVNLLLTALDGGSPQRSGTVVIHVTVLDANDNAPVFSQAVYKASLPENSPVDTVVVTVSAADADEGINGDVTYEFGHVTEDVKKMFSIDGKSGEIQVIGAVDYETTTSYEIRVKAKDGLGLSSYAKAIISITDVNDNAPVVNLKSLTNPIPEDTTPGTEVGIINVQDRDSERNRQVRCSIQQGAPFKLVPSIKNYYSLVTTGQLDRELVSDYNITITATDEGSPPLSSSKTVQLSVADINDNPPVFEEQSYSAYVSENNKPGSTLCSVTARDPDWRQNGTVIYSLLPGEANGAPVSSYVSVNGDTGVIHAVRSFDYEQFRSFKVQVMARDNGSPPLSSNVTVSVFISDVNDNSPQILYPAPEGNSFMTELVPKAAHGGSLVSKVIAVDADSGQNAWLSYHIVKSTDPGLFTIGVHSGEIRTQRDISESDSMKQNLIVAVKDNGQPSLSATCSMYLLISDNLAEVPELKDISYDEKNSKLTSYLIIALVSVSTFFLTFIIIILGVRFCRRRKPRLLFDGAVAIPSAYLPPNYADVDGTGTLRSAYNYDTYLTTGSRTSDFKFVTSYNDNTLPADQTLRKSPSDFADVFGDCDGSPEVGTWFTLSVPDV, from the coding sequence ATGGATTACAAATTTATCGCGTTTCGGCTGTGCAGCTTCTGtttcctgcttctttttttgCATGTCGCATATGGAGACCTGAGCTATTCTTTTCCGGAGGAGATGAAACGAGGATCGGTCATTGGGAATTTAGCCAAGGATCTCGGGCTGGAGACGGGCGCTCTCTCTAACAGAAGAGCCCGTATTGACACCGACGGGACTGATAAACGTTACTGTGACATCAACCTGAATAACGGAGAGCTGATTGTTGCCGACAGGATTGACCGAGAGGGGCTTTGTGGAGAAAAGGCTACATGCATCCTAAAACACGAGATTGTGCTGGAGAATCCTCTCGAGCTTCATCGGATTACACTCCACATTCAAGATGTAAATGATAACTCGCCTCAATTTAAGGAGGAATTGATAAATATAGAAATCCAAGAGTCAGCAGTCAGGGGAGCTCGTTTTGTGATAGAAGAGGCGCACGATGCGGATGTGGGACAAAATTCAGTTCAGCAGTACAGCCTTAAAAAGAATGATAATTTCATTTTGGCTGCTAATGGAAACACCATAGAGCTTGTTCTTGACAAAGAGCTTGATCGTGAAAAACAACAAGAGGTCAATTTGCTCCTCACAGCTCTAGATGGTGGCTCTCCTCAGAGATCAGGTACTGTAGTCATACACGTCACTGTGCTGGATGCTAATGATAACGCCCCAGTGTTCAGTCAGGCCGTTTATAAAGCCAGTCTgcctgaaaactctcctgtagATACTGTAGTGGTCACAGTGAGCGCTGCTGATGCAGACGAGGGAATTAATGGAGATGTGACTTATGAATTTGGACATGTTACTGAGGATGTAAAGAAGATGTTTAGTATTGACGGTAAATCAGGTGAAATACAAGTAATTGGCGCTGTTGACTATGAAACTACAACATCATATGAAATACGCGTTAAAGCAAAAGATGGACTGGGGCTGTCATCTTATGCGAAGGCAATAATTTCTATCactgatgtgaatgacaacgcCCCGGTAGTCAATTTAAAATCACTGACGAATCCCATACCAGAAGACACCACACCTGGTACAGAGGTGGGCATCATTAACGTGCAGGACAGAGACTCTGAGCGAAACAGACAGGTCCGCTGCTCCATTCAGCAAGGAGCCCCTTTTAAGTTGGTTCCTTCTATTAAAAACTATTATTCTCTGGTGACCACAGGACAACTGGACCGTGAACTAGTGTCTGATTACAACATTACAATCACTGCCACTGACGAGGGCTCtccacctctgtcctcctctaaaACTGTTCAGTTATCTGTAGCAGACATCAACGACAACCCACCTGTGTTTGAGGAACAGTCGTACAGCGCatatgtgagtgaaaataacaaacctgGCTCCACTTTATGTTCCGTTACTGCTCGAGACCCCGACTGGAGACAAAACGGTACAGTGATTTATTCTCTGTTACCCGGTGAGGCGAACGGTGCCCCGGTGTCCTCCTATGTGTCTGTTAACGGAGACACGGGGGTGATCCACGCTGTGAGGTCGTTTGATTATGAACAGTTCAGGAGTTTTAAAGTGCAGGTGATGGCCAGAGACAacggttctcctcctctcagcagcaACGTGACCGTCAGTGTGTTCATATCGGATGTGAATGACAACTCTCCTCAGATACTGTACCCCGCCCCGGAGGGCAACTCCTTCATGACCGAGCTGGTCCCCAAAGCTGCACACGGAGGCTCTCTGGTGTCCAAAGTGATAGCGGTGGACGCGGACTCCGGACAGAACGCCTGGCTGTCCTATCATATAGTGAAATCCACTGATCCGGGACTTTTCACTATTGGTGTCCACAGCGGAGAGATCAGGACACAGCGGGACATTTCTGAATCTGACAGCATGAAACAGAACCTTATTGTGGCAGTGAAAGATAACGgacagccctctctctctgccacctgttccatgtatttacttatttctgATAACTTGGCTGAGGTGCCAgaactgaaggacatttcttatGATGAGAAGAATTCCAAACTGACCTCTTATCTGATCATCGCTCTGGTGTCTGTGTCCACCTTTTTTctgaccttcatcatcatcatcctgggTGTGAGGTTTTGTCGCAGGAGAAAGCCCAGACTGTTGTTTGATGGAGCAGTCGCCATCCCCAGCGCTTATCTCCCTCCTAATTACGCAGATGTTGACGGCACAGGAACTTTACGCAGCGCTTACAACTATGACACATACCTGACAACAGGATCTAGAACCAGTGACTTTAAGTTTGTGACATCTTACAATGACAACACACTGCCTGCTGACCAGACTCTGAGGAAAAGTCCATCAGACTTTGCAGATGTGTTTGGAGACTGTGATGGTTCTCCTGAGGTAGGAACATGGTTCACACTATCTGTCCCAGATGTGTAA